From Pantoea sp. Ep11b, the proteins below share one genomic window:
- a CDS encoding acyl-homoserine-lactone synthase, whose amino-acid sequence MKIVQTQLKDMPSSLLAELGSYRYSVFARGEGWSIPPRLSTPGQEYDRYDRSDVTWLIAWNARFGISGCARLMPWFEPEQSEGIVLPFSHEKVWEMSRFSARLEVDAELPLNILWHAVQLAELNGMEYIISSATPMLEKMFEQHQVVYEPLTPGLILSEDNLFAIRIPVVQPALAEKYRGTRRFSPEEVLPTLGVSVNWQAHN is encoded by the coding sequence ATGAAAATAGTGCAAACGCAGTTAAAGGATATGCCATCCTCATTACTGGCCGAACTGGGCAGCTACCGTTACAGCGTCTTTGCGCGCGGCGAGGGGTGGTCTATTCCTCCCCGCCTCAGTACGCCAGGCCAGGAGTATGACCGCTACGATCGTTCAGACGTCACCTGGCTGATCGCCTGGAATGCCCGCTTCGGGATTAGTGGCTGTGCGCGTCTGATGCCGTGGTTCGAACCTGAACAGAGCGAAGGCATCGTATTGCCGTTCAGCCATGAGAAAGTGTGGGAGATGTCGCGCTTCTCAGCCCGGCTGGAAGTGGATGCTGAGCTGCCGCTCAATATTCTCTGGCACGCAGTACAGCTGGCAGAACTGAACGGCATGGAATATATCATCAGTTCGGCCACGCCGATGCTGGAGAAGATGTTTGAGCAGCATCAGGTGGTTTACGAACCGCTGACGCCGGGGCTCATTCTGTCGGAAGATAATCTGTTTGCGATCCGGATTCCGGTGGTCCAGCCTGCGCTGGCCGAGAAGTATCGTGGAACACGGCGTTTCAGCCCGGAAGAGGTGCTGCCGACGCTGGGTGTGTCGGTAAACTGGCAGGCACATAACTGA
- the sdiA gene encoding transcriptional regulator SdiA — MSTENYFAWRSEVKKQFQAVTLSSELKTLLQHFTESLGFDYFAFLIQHPVPFTRPRIHLHSTYPRLWVKRYEKQNYYAVDPVLTLCQQPGRGMAWSKEQFADAGNLWDEAREYGLLSGFSCSAMAPNRVIGILSISSKQSIPLQLCHAELEVKLHLLAELSLDTLERIRDDAMMVLKNEFSQRELEILKWTAEGKTAAEISLILSISEHTVNFHQKNMQKRFNVSNKTQIACYAAAIGLI, encoded by the coding sequence ATGAGCACTGAAAACTATTTCGCCTGGCGAAGTGAGGTGAAAAAACAATTTCAGGCAGTAACGCTTTCTTCTGAACTGAAAACGTTACTGCAACACTTTACTGAATCTTTAGGCTTCGACTATTTTGCCTTTCTGATTCAGCATCCGGTGCCTTTTACCCGGCCGCGTATTCATTTGCATAGCACCTATCCCCGGCTCTGGGTAAAGCGTTATGAAAAGCAGAATTACTACGCTGTCGACCCGGTGCTCACATTATGTCAGCAGCCGGGCAGGGGGATGGCCTGGTCGAAAGAGCAGTTTGCTGACGCTGGCAACCTGTGGGATGAGGCGAGAGAATATGGGCTGCTGAGCGGTTTTTCGTGCTCTGCAATGGCACCAAATCGCGTCATTGGTATATTATCTATATCATCGAAACAGTCCATTCCTCTCCAGCTCTGTCATGCTGAGCTTGAGGTAAAACTACATCTTTTAGCGGAACTAAGCCTGGATACGCTGGAACGCATCCGCGATGATGCCATGATGGTATTGAAGAACGAGTTTAGTCAGCGTGAGCTGGAAATTCTGAAATGGACAGCCGAAGGGAAAACGGCGGCCGAAATTTCACTGATTTTATCTATCTCCGAACATACCGTTAACTTTCATCAGAAAAATATGCAAAAGCGTTTCAATGTTTCCAATAAAACGCAAATTGCCTGCTATGCAGCGGCAATCGGACTGATTTGA